In one window of Sphingomonas glaciei DNA:
- a CDS encoding MATE family efflux transporter, whose product MADTEPAPPPSRPGQRDLTSGPIGITLISFALPTLGSSILQSLNGSINSAWVGRLIGEDALAATANSNMVMFLASAFTFGFSMASSILIAQAFGRRDVDAARRAFGTAVGFFSLLGVLVAVGGWYFSPDILGLLGTPPEAVPLADAYLRVIFFSMPPAILMIMTMMALRGSGDSLTPLWFMGLAVLLDSGLNPFFISGIGPFPEMGIAGSALATTVANWTALLGLVIFIYARDLPLRLRGKELTYLKPAGDRLQTIVLKGFPMGLQMIVISLSSLLLIGLVNAEGVHTAAAYGVTMQLWTYVQMPAMAFGAAVSAMTAQNIGAQKWDRVGRITGIAIVQVLAITGAMIALFLLFERPALGLFLGMDSPALPIAVHIQWIATWSFLLFGITLVIFGTVRANGAVFVPLLILAIGLLPVRIGFAWLGREWLGADALWWSFPVSTLVNLTLAVAYFRSGRWKQARMIVSEAPRPTPQPAPL is encoded by the coding sequence ATGGCCGATACCGAACCTGCCCCGCCGCCGTCGCGCCCCGGCCAGCGCGACCTCACCAGCGGGCCGATCGGCATTACGCTCATTTCCTTCGCGCTGCCGACGCTGGGCTCGTCGATCCTCCAGTCGCTCAACGGGTCGATCAACTCCGCATGGGTCGGCCGCCTGATCGGCGAGGACGCGCTCGCCGCGACCGCCAATTCGAACATGGTGATGTTCCTCGCCAGCGCCTTCACCTTCGGCTTTTCGATGGCGAGCTCGATCCTGATCGCCCAGGCCTTTGGCCGCCGCGACGTCGATGCTGCCCGGCGTGCGTTCGGCACCGCGGTCGGCTTCTTCAGCCTGCTCGGGGTCCTCGTCGCGGTCGGCGGCTGGTATTTCAGCCCGGACATCCTCGGCCTGCTCGGCACCCCGCCCGAAGCGGTGCCGCTGGCCGACGCCTACCTCCGCGTGATCTTCTTTTCGATGCCGCCGGCCATCCTGATGATCATGACCATGATGGCCCTGCGCGGATCGGGCGACAGCTTGACGCCCCTCTGGTTCATGGGGCTCGCGGTGCTGCTCGATAGCGGGCTCAACCCGTTCTTCATCTCGGGAATCGGCCCGTTTCCCGAAATGGGCATCGCCGGCTCGGCACTCGCCACCACCGTAGCCAACTGGACCGCGCTGCTCGGCCTGGTCATCTTCATCTACGCGCGCGATCTGCCGCTGCGCCTGCGCGGCAAGGAATTGACCTATCTCAAGCCGGCCGGCGACCGCTTGCAGACGATCGTCCTCAAGGGCTTCCCGATGGGCCTGCAGATGATCGTCATCTCGCTTTCCAGCTTGCTGCTGATCGGCTTGGTCAATGCCGAGGGCGTGCACACCGCGGCGGCCTATGGCGTTACCATGCAGCTGTGGACCTACGTCCAGATGCCCGCGATGGCGTTCGGCGCGGCGGTCAGCGCGATGACCGCTCAGAACATCGGTGCGCAAAAATGGGACCGGGTCGGCCGCATCACCGGCATCGCCATCGTCCAGGTGCTGGCGATCACCGGCGCGATGATCGCCCTGTTCCTCCTCTTCGAACGCCCTGCGCTCGGCCTGTTCCTGGGCATGGACAGCCCAGCTTTGCCGATCGCCGTCCACATCCAGTGGATCGCGACCTGGAGCTTCCTGCTGTTCGGCATCACCCTGGTCATCTTCGGCACCGTCCGCGCCAATGGCGCAGTGTTCGTGCCGCTGCTCATCCTCGCGATCGGCCTGTTGCCGGTGCGGATCGGCTTCGCCTGGCTCGGGCGCGAGTGGCTCGGCGCCGACGCGCTATGGTGGAGCTTCCCGGTCAGCACCTTGGTGAACCTTACGCTGGCAGTTGCCTACTTCCGCTCGGGCCGTTGGAAGCAGGCGCGGATGATTGTCAGCGAGGCGCCGCGACCCACACCGCAGCCCGCGCCACTGTAA